One window of Herpetosiphon gulosus genomic DNA carries:
- a CDS encoding Ig-like domain-containing protein, producing MRNQTRGVTATGTLTIAVQNHVPTVAPITITMHPNSTTLVDVLAHATDLNGDPLTITQAHSTYGTVTISNNRLHYTTPSMYPFEEPITYTISDGYGGLREGTVVVQGLRYQLFLPYTSK from the coding sequence GTGCGCAATCAAACCCGTGGCGTAACAGCAACCGGAACCTTGACAATTGCGGTGCAGAATCATGTGCCAACCGTTGCGCCAATCACGATTACAATGCATCCCAATAGTACAACCTTAGTCGATGTATTGGCTCATGCGACTGACCTGAATGGCGATCCCCTGACCATAACCCAAGCCCATAGCACCTATGGAACAGTCACCATCAGCAATAATCGACTGCACTATACTACGCCAAGCATGTATCCATTTGAAGAGCCGATCACCTATACCATCAGTGATGGGTATGGTGGTTTGCGTGAGGGAACGGTTGTGGTACAAGGGCTGAGGTATCAATTATTTTTGCCCTATACCAGTAAATAA
- a CDS encoding Ig-like domain-containing protein, whose protein sequence is MPRSSKLISIITLLLIIFSALSKPAAPVTAVESQTPTSPGTWSQAFAGPDKQDYGYAPIRPIEWNGTLYASLFGGYGWGSGVGYWSGQQWLKLDGLTGDVYSLTVHQNRLYVAGSFTIAGKNINLAYWDGNLWTAMPTRWNTGNQLQMVSHANQLYVGGFNLVIDGQAVGKIARWDGTQWHQVAAYVPGLVLGLLSRPDGLYVNGVFDLNGQINGLLRLNGSALEPVGGGIHGWVFDLKSFNNQLYVSGQFTSTLVPSMKNVAMWNGSDWETFGTGLNNETHNLTMFDGDLYALSQIGSGFQLQRWDANQWVSLANLTRLNNYPVWERFPDAVLVTYQQELLAFGPIQFFNTTPPDYRYGDSALRWQGDRWEAMTPNGTTAYEAAITTDADNLYVADNRMSWGNELANLAQLNASDQWQSLISGYSQSLSSVQALQKYQQHFFSISQYGLYQAATNDWNRVSNAHVNAIAQANNLLYVAGDFEQFNGVSAHNLVTWDGSQWQAFNPPASFDRVSIVEADTNYVYISDGLQLARWDGSQWTTLATNVINIGEVEPTANGVYIAGTFSSVGGVAAPKVAYWNGTTWSGVTGVVDGSINDLEMGADGLYVAGSFRGITNGIVSPGILRWDGTAWHGVGGGVQSGNVTQLAATSTRMFLHGPFNRVGNSYESSQIAAWEYGNEPLIKAKPDYAITYRPQAVTINVLANDWSDQPNRLQLVDVSSPSHGTAMINGNSVVYTPDPQFEGVETLSYVVRDPINLVTTTAQLRLQVWNHFPTIADQEQAIYPFVETLLDPLDGLIDLNDDALTLTQASAITGTVMLVNNQLRYLPPKQQHFTDVVTYSVSDGHGGQQTARIKLRSIDTIVTATADYATTYRPYSVSVDVIANDWTINGEPLAVVAVEAAIHGTATISGNQVRYLPTATFQGLKP, encoded by the coding sequence ATGCCGAGAAGTTCAAAATTAATTAGCATCATTACCCTGCTGTTGATTATTTTCAGTGCTTTGTCCAAGCCTGCTGCTCCAGTTACGGCGGTGGAATCGCAAACCCCAACTAGCCCAGGCACATGGAGCCAAGCCTTTGCTGGGCCAGATAAACAAGATTATGGCTATGCCCCGATCCGCCCAATTGAATGGAATGGCACGCTCTATGCCTCACTATTTGGGGGTTATGGTTGGGGATCAGGCGTTGGCTATTGGAGTGGTCAGCAATGGTTGAAACTTGATGGTTTGACTGGTGATGTTTATTCATTGACCGTCCATCAAAATCGCTTATATGTTGCAGGAAGCTTCACCATCGCTGGCAAGAATATCAACCTTGCCTATTGGGATGGTAACTTGTGGACAGCCATGCCAACTCGATGGAATACTGGTAATCAGCTACAAATGGTTAGCCATGCAAATCAACTGTATGTTGGTGGCTTCAACTTAGTCATTGATGGTCAAGCTGTCGGCAAAATCGCTCGGTGGGATGGAACACAATGGCATCAGGTCGCTGCTTATGTTCCTGGCTTGGTGCTTGGTTTATTATCACGCCCTGATGGTTTGTATGTGAACGGAGTATTTGATCTAAATGGTCAAATTAATGGATTACTCCGTTTAAATGGTTCAGCTTTGGAGCCAGTTGGCGGCGGAATCCATGGGTGGGTTTTTGATCTAAAATCCTTCAATAATCAGCTCTATGTCAGTGGCCAATTTACCTCAACGCTTGTGCCAAGCATGAAGAATGTGGCGATGTGGAATGGCTCCGACTGGGAAACCTTCGGTACGGGCCTTAACAATGAAACCCATAATCTAACAATGTTCGATGGTGATTTATATGCGCTAAGTCAAATTGGTTCAGGATTTCAGCTGCAACGCTGGGATGCAAACCAATGGGTTAGTTTAGCTAATCTGACCCGATTGAATAATTACCCTGTTTGGGAACGCTTTCCTGATGCAGTGTTGGTGACCTACCAGCAAGAATTGTTGGCCTTTGGGCCGATACAATTTTTTAATACCACACCACCCGATTACCGTTACGGCGATTCGGCCTTGCGTTGGCAGGGTGATCGCTGGGAAGCCATGACTCCCAATGGAACCACTGCTTATGAGGCTGCCATTACCACTGATGCCGACAATTTGTATGTTGCTGATAATCGCATGAGCTGGGGCAATGAGCTTGCTAATTTGGCGCAGCTGAATGCAAGCGACCAATGGCAATCCCTGATTAGTGGTTATTCCCAAAGTTTATCTTCCGTCCAAGCACTCCAGAAGTATCAACAACACTTTTTTAGTATCTCACAATATGGACTGTATCAGGCAGCCACTAATGATTGGAATAGAGTGAGTAACGCCCATGTCAATGCAATTGCCCAAGCCAATAATCTGTTGTATGTGGCAGGTGATTTTGAGCAATTCAATGGGGTCTCGGCGCATAATCTGGTGACATGGGATGGCAGCCAATGGCAAGCCTTTAATCCACCTGCTTCGTTTGATCGAGTCTCGATCGTTGAGGCTGATACCAATTATGTGTATATCAGCGATGGTTTGCAACTCGCCCGTTGGGATGGCAGCCAATGGACAACCCTCGCTACCAATGTGATCAATATTGGTGAGGTTGAGCCAACCGCCAACGGTGTGTATATTGCTGGCACATTTAGCAGTGTCGGTGGTGTAGCTGCGCCAAAAGTTGCCTATTGGAATGGCACAACTTGGTCAGGTGTGACGGGTGTGGTTGATGGTTCGATCAATGACCTTGAAATGGGAGCCGATGGCCTGTATGTTGCAGGTAGTTTTCGTGGGATTACCAATGGTATCGTTAGCCCAGGGATTCTGCGCTGGGATGGGACGGCGTGGCATGGAGTTGGTGGTGGCGTTCAGTCGGGCAATGTGACTCAACTCGCCGCAACCTCAACTCGTATGTTTTTGCATGGCCCTTTTAATCGAGTGGGTAATAGTTATGAATCGAGCCAAATTGCAGCGTGGGAGTATGGCAACGAACCCTTAATTAAGGCTAAACCAGATTATGCGATTACCTATCGGCCTCAAGCGGTTACGATCAATGTTTTAGCCAATGATTGGAGCGATCAGCCAAACCGCTTACAACTGGTGGATGTGAGCAGCCCAAGCCATGGCACGGCTATGATTAACGGTAACTCGGTAGTGTATACCCCTGATCCTCAATTTGAAGGCGTTGAAACTTTGAGCTATGTTGTGCGTGACCCAATTAATTTGGTGACCACAACCGCCCAATTGCGATTACAGGTCTGGAATCATTTCCCGACCATTGCTGATCAAGAACAAGCGATTTATCCCTTTGTTGAAACGCTGCTTGACCCCTTGGATGGCCTAATTGATTTAAATGATGATGCTTTGACGCTCACCCAAGCCAGTGCGATCACTGGCACGGTGATGCTTGTTAATAATCAATTGCGTTATCTGCCGCCAAAGCAACAACATTTTACCGATGTGGTGACGTATAGCGTGAGTGATGGTCATGGCGGCCAACAAACCGCCCGAATCAAGCTCCGAAGTATCGATACAATCGTAACGGCAACCGCTGATTATGCGACAACCTATCGTCCATATTCTGTCAGCGTTGATGTGATTGCCAATGACTGGACGATTAATGGAGAACCCTTAGCGGTGGTGGCTGTTGAAGCGGCTATTCATGGCACGGCAACAATCAGTGGTAACCAAGTGCGCTATCTACCAACTGCTACATTTCAAGGTCTGAAACCTTAA
- a CDS encoding Ig-like domain-containing protein yields the protein MPKPSNIIGLLAIFVLLFGAVQKPVMPVAAVEPQTPSSPGSWSQAFADPLKFDPGYIPLRPIEWNGTLYAGIVGRDGFDPGVGYWSGQQWLKLDGLRGEVDSLVVHQNRLFVAGRLTLGGKQISIAFWDGNLWTALPLQFSLNVFVLASHNDQLYIGGYSEQINDQPSGLVFRWDGAQLHSVAEGIYGAVFSMLSRPDGLYLGGTFSLNGQRTSLIHWNGAEWQSVGGGVYGIVMDVEWANDQLYISGQFTSTLEPTMKNVAAWNGTSWNTFGTGIVSPTHNLAMLDGDLYALSRTSRPFPYTPIFHLQRWDATHWTTLSNASGNNLLLNWSRFPDVVLVNYQQELFAFGTIGFVDRNEQTLRWGDSALRWRGDRWEAMTPNGISTMELALAVDGEDVYAASSRMVWGNGHASLAHLTPNNQWQLLIAYESQQQQYAQALQKYQQSFFSIDSNKLYQVVNNAWVRIGSALVNSLAQANNLLYVAGNFEQFNGVTAHNLVTWDGSQWQALNTPASFDQVVIVEAYGNNVYISDGFQLARWDGSQWTTLATNVVNIGEVEPTANGVYIAGTFSSVGGVTASKIAYWNGTAWSGLTGEIDGSIYDLETGADGLYVAGWFRGIINGIYSPGILRWDGTAWHGLEGGVRSSATPNQPGSVSSLAATPTRMLMYGSFDRVGNTYESNQIAAWEYGNEPLIQAKPDYGSTYRAQPVVVDVIANDWSDQPNRLQLVNVSSSSHGTAVINGNSVVYTPETEFQGVETLSYTVRDPINAVTTTAQLRVQVWNHFPTIADQEQTIYPFVETLLDPLDGLIDLNGDALTITQASAVSGTVTIVNNQLRYMPPNQEHLTDLVTYTVSDGHGGQQTARIKLHSIDAVVVAVDDVATTYRPHAVNVAVLANDWSLNNEPIQLIAVSAASHGTATISGNQVRYVPIASFQGIETLEYTVRNPTRGVTATGILTIEVQNHAPTVAPMTITIKPNSITVVDVLAHVSDLNGDPVAISLASAAPGMVAVVNNQLRYTAPNYYPFAATISYTVGDDHGGSQVGTIVVNSAKYQLFLPYTSK from the coding sequence ATGCCTAAACCATCAAACATCATCGGCTTATTGGCTATCTTCGTGCTGTTGTTTGGGGCTGTACAAAAGCCTGTTATGCCAGTTGCTGCCGTGGAGCCACAAACCCCAAGCAGCCCCGGGTCGTGGAGTCAAGCCTTTGCCGACCCGCTGAAATTTGACCCTGGCTATATACCACTGCGCCCGATTGAATGGAATGGCACGTTGTATGCTGGAATTGTTGGTAGAGATGGCTTTGATCCAGGAGTTGGCTACTGGAGCGGTCAGCAATGGCTGAAACTTGATGGATTGAGAGGTGAAGTTGATTCATTGGTTGTCCATCAAAACCGCTTATTTGTTGCTGGACGTTTGACCCTTGGTGGCAAACAGATCAGCATTGCCTTTTGGGATGGCAACCTCTGGACGGCTCTGCCGCTTCAATTTAGTCTTAATGTTTTCGTCTTAGCTAGTCATAATGATCAACTCTATATTGGTGGTTATTCAGAGCAGATTAACGATCAACCCTCAGGTTTGGTCTTCCGTTGGGATGGAGCTCAATTGCATTCTGTCGCTGAAGGGATCTATGGGGCTGTTTTCAGCATGCTCTCACGACCTGATGGCTTGTATCTTGGTGGAACATTCAGCCTCAATGGCCAAAGAACGAGCTTGATCCATTGGAATGGAGCAGAGTGGCAGAGCGTTGGCGGGGGTGTTTATGGCATAGTCATGGATGTTGAATGGGCTAATGATCAACTCTACATCAGTGGCCAATTTACCTCGACGCTTGAACCAACCATGAAGAATGTGGCTGCGTGGAATGGCACGAGCTGGAATACCTTTGGTACCGGGATTGTCAGCCCAACCCATAATCTAGCTATGCTTGATGGTGACCTCTATGCCCTCAGCCGAACCTCCAGGCCTTTTCCTTATACGCCGATTTTTCATCTTCAACGTTGGGATGCGACGCACTGGACGACACTCTCCAACGCTAGTGGTAACAATCTCCTGCTTAATTGGTCACGCTTTCCTGACGTTGTGCTGGTGAATTACCAACAAGAATTATTCGCATTTGGCACAATCGGCTTCGTGGACCGTAATGAGCAAACACTGAGGTGGGGTGATTCGGCCTTGCGCTGGAGGGGTGATCGTTGGGAGGCCATGACTCCCAATGGAATTTCTACGATGGAATTGGCGTTGGCTGTTGATGGTGAGGATGTCTATGCGGCCTCTAGTCGGATGGTTTGGGGTAATGGTCATGCGAGCTTGGCGCATTTGACTCCAAATAATCAATGGCAATTGCTGATAGCCTATGAATCCCAGCAGCAACAATATGCCCAAGCCCTCCAAAAGTATCAGCAAAGCTTTTTCAGTATTGATAGCAATAAACTGTATCAGGTCGTTAATAATGCATGGGTTCGAATCGGTTCTGCTCTGGTTAATAGTTTGGCCCAAGCCAATAACCTCTTGTATGTGGCCGGCAACTTTGAGCAATTCAATGGGGTTACGGCACATAATCTTGTGACGTGGGATGGCAGCCAATGGCAAGCCTTGAATACCCCTGCTTCATTTGATCAGGTTGTGATTGTCGAAGCATATGGTAATAACGTCTATATCAGCGATGGCTTTCAATTGGCCCGCTGGGATGGTAGCCAATGGACAACCCTCGCCACCAATGTGGTTAATATTGGTGAGGTTGAGCCAACCGCCAACGGCGTGTATATTGCTGGCACCTTTAGCAGTGTTGGTGGTGTAACAGCGTCCAAAATCGCCTACTGGAATGGTACGGCATGGTCAGGATTAACAGGCGAGATCGATGGTTCAATCTATGATCTCGAAACAGGGGCCGATGGCCTGTATGTCGCTGGTTGGTTTCGTGGCATTATCAATGGTATTTATAGCCCAGGTATTCTGCGCTGGGATGGCACTGCATGGCATGGGCTTGAGGGTGGAGTTAGGTCAAGTGCCACGCCGAATCAACCTGGCAGCGTTTCTTCCTTAGCAGCAACCCCAACCCGCATGCTGATGTATGGTTCGTTTGATCGCGTGGGAAATACCTATGAATCCAACCAAATTGCGGCGTGGGAATATGGCAACGAACCGTTGATTCAGGCCAAGCCCGATTATGGTAGTACCTATCGTGCTCAGCCAGTTGTGGTTGATGTGATAGCCAATGATTGGAGCGATCAGCCAAACCGCTTACAATTGGTAAATGTGAGTAGCTCAAGCCATGGCACGGCGGTGATTAACGGTAACTCGGTAGTCTATACGCCGGAAACAGAATTTCAAGGCGTTGAAACCTTAAGCTATACCGTGCGTGACCCAATTAATGCGGTGACCACGACCGCCCAATTGCGGGTGCAGGTCTGGAATCATTTCCCCACGATTGCTGATCAAGAACAAACGATCTATCCCTTTGTTGAAACGCTGCTTGACCCATTAGATGGCCTAATTGATTTAAATGGTGATGCTTTGACGATCACCCAAGCCAGTGCGGTCAGTGGCACGGTGACGATCGTCAATAATCAATTGCGCTATATGCCGCCAAACCAAGAGCATTTGACTGATCTGGTGACCTATACCGTCAGCGATGGTCATGGCGGCCAACAAACCGCGCGAATTAAGCTGCATAGTATTGATGCTGTGGTGGTTGCGGTCGATGATGTTGCCACAACCTATCGACCACATGCGGTCAATGTGGCAGTTTTAGCGAATGATTGGTCACTTAATAACGAGCCAATCCAGCTGATTGCGGTGAGCGCAGCCAGCCATGGCACGGCAACGATCAGTGGCAATCAAGTGCGCTACGTCCCAATCGCCAGTTTTCAAGGCATCGAAACCTTGGAATATACCGTGCGCAACCCAACCCGTGGGGTAACTGCAACTGGAATTCTGACGATTGAGGTGCAGAATCATGCGCCAACGGTTGCGCCAATGACGATTACCATCAAACCCAATAGCATAACCGTTGTCGATGTACTAGCCCATGTGAGCGATTTGAATGGCGACCCCGTAGCGATTTCCTTGGCAAGTGCCGCACCAGGTATGGTTGCCGTGGTGAATAATCAATTGCGCTATACCGCGCCCAACTACTATCCATTTGCTGCCACCATTAGCTATACCGTGGGCGATGATCATGGTGGTTCGCAAGTAGGAACAATTGTGGTCAATAGCGCGAAGTATCAATTATTTTTGCCCTATACCAGTAAATAA
- a CDS encoding Ig-like domain-containing protein: protein MMQRWFLVGLCLGLSLILPVAAQQPQIPQTIDQPQTAGTWSDEFASYDRSDLNDYPRRPMEWNNTLYSGMHNHGVAAWNGRQWLQIGNLEGRAIAITWHQNKLYAYGKLNLAGAPVSLASWDGTTWTAMPHQISYHTSVTLASYDNQLYLASGHAFTIDGQAIQHLARWDGNQWQDTDVGVQGMILTMLVRPDGLYVGGTFAHENNQWQGVLRWDGSQWHQVGSPLSGLVLDLEWANDQLYVGGLFTSTLDPAINNIAAWNGTSWDSFGNGIGDGRRRDVHSIAFLDDELYAISRVDTALGYHQLQRWNGTTWVILANTSGANGGIDWLWYPDVVLLNYQEQLFAFGLISFVHDHDNSDQYSIGMMALAWNGTHWESMTPNGLLIKNGGQQLNLLATSGETVYAAANNLNWGNGQAALAQFEAEQTWQVLLPPYLLGTNTVYEAEAYQTTLFLRIENALFKVISDTVELQSTSEINSIAQANNLLYVAGRFEQFNGVAAHNLVMWNGSQWQALNVPTTIDQVTIVEVYANYVYVSDGEQLLRWDGTVWQTLVTAVNRITQIEPTASGVYVAGSFSSINGVAAQKIAYWDGSVWSALTGVVNGLIYDLELGPDGLYVAGSFSGITNGVVSPGIVRWNGVWNSVGGGVQYRYTPQLPISVTTLASTPTRMYAIGTFDTVGNRYESSLIAAWQYGAPTLINAAPDTATTYRPQSVSVDVVANDWTIDNEAVEVVAVTSASHGTATISGTQILYTPNNDFQGTESLSYTLRNPARGITTTGALTIDVLNHFPTLVPLTHTVQPNSTTTFDVLADVVDLNGDDLSITQANATLGMVSIEQHQLRYIAPNQGMVMATISYMVSDDHGGVQTSTMSVTITAQHVYLPFIAR from the coding sequence ATGATGCAGCGATGGTTTTTGGTTGGGCTATGTTTAGGATTAAGCTTAATCTTGCCAGTGGCGGCCCAACAACCCCAAATTCCCCAAACGATTGATCAGCCCCAAACCGCTGGAACGTGGAGCGATGAATTTGCTTCTTATGATCGCTCTGATTTGAATGATTATCCTCGGCGTCCGATGGAATGGAATAACACGCTGTATTCGGGCATGCATAACCATGGCGTAGCCGCTTGGAATGGCCGCCAATGGCTGCAAATTGGCAATCTCGAAGGCCGAGCGATTGCTATTACATGGCATCAAAATAAGCTCTACGCCTATGGCAAACTTAATTTAGCAGGCGCACCTGTTAGTTTAGCCTCTTGGGATGGTACAACCTGGACAGCCATGCCCCACCAGATTTCTTACCACACATCAGTTACGTTGGCAAGCTATGACAACCAATTGTATCTCGCGAGTGGGCATGCTTTTACGATTGATGGGCAAGCGATTCAGCATTTGGCCCGTTGGGATGGCAATCAATGGCAAGATACTGATGTTGGTGTGCAGGGCATGATTCTTACCATGCTGGTGCGCCCTGATGGCTTGTATGTGGGCGGGACATTTGCCCACGAAAATAACCAATGGCAGGGTGTATTGCGCTGGGATGGCAGCCAATGGCATCAAGTTGGTAGCCCATTATCAGGTTTGGTGCTCGATCTGGAATGGGCCAATGATCAATTGTATGTTGGTGGCTTATTTACCTCGACCCTTGATCCCGCAATTAACAATATTGCTGCGTGGAATGGCACCAGCTGGGATAGCTTTGGTAATGGTATTGGTGATGGTCGTCGTCGCGATGTGCATAGTATCGCATTTTTAGATGATGAACTGTATGCAATTAGCCGAGTTGATACAGCTTTAGGTTATCATCAATTGCAACGCTGGAATGGCACAACTTGGGTGATCCTTGCAAACACAAGTGGAGCCAATGGAGGGATTGATTGGCTTTGGTATCCTGACGTTGTATTGCTGAATTACCAAGAGCAACTTTTTGCTTTTGGCTTGATTTCGTTTGTTCATGATCATGATAATAGCGATCAATATAGCATTGGCATGATGGCATTGGCGTGGAATGGCACGCATTGGGAATCGATGACTCCCAATGGCTTGCTGATTAAAAATGGTGGTCAGCAGCTTAATTTGCTAGCAACTAGTGGCGAAACTGTTTACGCAGCTGCCAATAATTTGAATTGGGGCAATGGTCAAGCCGCGTTGGCGCAATTTGAAGCTGAGCAAACTTGGCAAGTGCTACTACCACCCTATCTTCTAGGAACTAACACGGTTTATGAGGCCGAAGCCTACCAAACAACCCTATTTTTAAGAATCGAGAATGCACTGTTTAAGGTTATCAGTGATACAGTCGAGTTGCAGTCTACCTCGGAAATTAATTCGATAGCCCAAGCCAACAATCTCTTGTATGTTGCTGGGCGTTTTGAGCAATTTAATGGGGTTGCCGCGCATAATTTGGTGATGTGGAATGGCAGCCAATGGCAAGCGTTGAATGTACCGACCACAATTGATCAGGTAACAATCGTTGAAGTTTACGCTAACTATGTCTATGTTAGCGATGGCGAACAACTGCTCCGCTGGGATGGCACAGTATGGCAAACGCTTGTGACAGCAGTCAATCGGATCACTCAAATCGAGCCAACCGCCAGTGGGGTGTATGTCGCTGGCTCATTTAGCAGTATTAATGGAGTTGCCGCTCAAAAAATTGCCTACTGGGATGGCTCGGTATGGTCGGCGTTAACTGGGGTTGTTAATGGCCTGATCTACGATCTTGAGCTTGGACCTGATGGCTTATATGTCGCTGGTTCATTTAGCGGCATTACCAATGGTGTGGTTAGCCCAGGCATTGTGCGCTGGAATGGTGTTTGGAATAGCGTTGGTGGTGGGGTGCAATATCGCTATACCCCGCAGTTGCCAATTAGCGTAACCACCTTAGCCTCAACTCCAACCCGAATGTATGCGATTGGCACATTTGATACGGTTGGCAATCGCTATGAATCGTCGCTGATTGCGGCTTGGCAATATGGCGCACCAACTTTGATCAATGCAGCCCCAGATACGGCCACGACCTATCGTCCGCAATCGGTCAGCGTTGATGTGGTGGCCAATGATTGGACGATTGATAATGAGGCTGTTGAAGTTGTAGCAGTAACCTCGGCCAGCCATGGCACAGCCACGATCAGCGGCACGCAAATTCTCTACACACCAAATAATGATTTTCAAGGCACTGAGAGCCTCAGTTATACCTTGCGCAATCCAGCACGTGGCATCACCACAACTGGAGCATTGACAATCGATGTACTTAATCATTTTCCAACGCTTGTACCACTGACCCATACTGTACAGCCGAATAGCACTACTACCTTCGATGTTTTGGCTGACGTGGTTGATTTGAATGGCGATGATTTGAGCATTACTCAGGCCAACGCCACGCTTGGTATGGTTAGTATCGAGCAACATCAATTACGCTATATTGCGCCGAATCAAGGGATGGTTATGGCAACAATTAGCTATATGGTAAGCGATGATCATGGCGGTGTACAAACCTCGACCATGAGTGTCACGATCACAGCCCAGCATGTGTATCTGCCATTTATAGCTCGTTAG
- a CDS encoding thioredoxin family protein yields MADSLFDPERDPFADMRQALETAQRERKNILVELGGDWCVWCHRLEAFINAHPQLRYLRDIHYVKVKVLVGDEQQKNKTFLEHLPGFDGVPHIFIYNSRGQLLCSQDTSPLEEGESYNFGRVRDFLNRWSEWRLSPYDALATDELKRLVELHYFGEHANQITPSA; encoded by the coding sequence ATGGCCGATTCACTCTTTGATCCAGAACGTGACCCCTTTGCAGATATGCGCCAAGCTTTAGAAACTGCGCAACGTGAACGCAAAAATATTTTAGTCGAGCTTGGTGGCGATTGGTGTGTTTGGTGTCATCGCTTAGAGGCCTTTATTAATGCTCACCCACAATTACGCTATTTACGCGACATTCATTATGTCAAAGTAAAAGTTTTGGTGGGCGATGAGCAACAAAAAAATAAGACCTTTTTAGAACACCTGCCAGGTTTTGATGGAGTTCCGCATATTTTTATCTACAATAGTCGCGGCCAATTGCTCTGTTCGCAAGATACCAGCCCACTCGAAGAAGGCGAGAGCTATAACTTTGGGCGGGTGCGCGATTTCCTAAACCGTTGGTCGGAATGGCGGCTTTCGCCCTATGATGCCTTGGCAACCGACGAACTCAAACGCCTGGTTGAACTGCACTATTTTGGCGAACATGCCAACCAAATCACCCCTAGCGCCTAA
- the rfbD gene encoding dTDP-4-dehydrorhamnose reductase, with product MRVLILGASGQLGTELAKTFADHQLLMPSHQELDLSQATARAAINQLTPDLVLLPAAFTNVDGCALDPARAFRENTLGPKYAALACRDRDIPLVYVSTNEVFSGSSQQAYSEYDQPAPINAYGRSKWGGEQAVLQHAPNLFITRVAWLFGGQRNFVRTIARLGRERLQTGEPLRVVTDEVGTPTHAAEAAWAIRQLVDSNIPGIYHVVNEGACSRHELACAVLAAAGIDLPVEPITSAEFSRPSSPPPFSALSNNAAAAMGIRLRRWQAAVIAAVAAIDEPA from the coding sequence ATGCGTGTGTTGATCCTGGGGGCAAGCGGTCAACTTGGCACTGAGTTAGCCAAAACGTTTGCCGATCATCAATTATTAATGCCGAGCCATCAAGAGCTAGATTTAAGTCAAGCCACTGCGCGGGCGGCCATCAATCAATTAACCCCCGATTTGGTGCTCTTGCCAGCGGCCTTTACCAATGTCGATGGCTGTGCGCTCGATCCAGCGCGGGCTTTTCGCGAAAATACATTAGGTCCAAAATACGCTGCGCTTGCCTGCCGCGACCGCGATATTCCCTTAGTCTATGTCAGCACCAATGAGGTATTTAGCGGCAGCAGCCAGCAAGCCTACAGCGAATACGATCAACCAGCGCCGATTAATGCCTATGGTCGTTCCAAGTGGGGCGGCGAGCAGGCAGTTTTGCAGCATGCACCCAATCTTTTTATCACGCGGGTGGCTTGGTTGTTTGGTGGCCAGCGCAACTTTGTGCGCACGATCGCACGCTTAGGCCGCGAACGCCTGCAAACTGGCGAACCGCTACGTGTCGTGACCGATGAAGTTGGCACACCAACCCATGCAGCCGAAGCAGCTTGGGCAATTCGCCAACTGGTCGATAGCAACATTCCAGGCATCTATCATGTGGTCAATGAAGGTGCTTGCTCACGCCATGAGTTGGCATGTGCGGTCTTAGCAGCGGCAGGCATCGACCTGCCAGTTGAGCCAATTACGTCTGCCGAATTCAGCCGTCCAAGCAGCCCACCGCCATTTTCAGCATTGAGCAACAATGCCGCCGCAGCCATGGGCATTCGTTTGCGCCGCTGGCAAGCAGCGGTAATTGCAGCGGTTGCGGCCATCGACGAGCCAGCTTAA